The DNA sequence TGATTATGATCCCAACATTAATTACGGAATTAAATTCGAGTATAAACTATACCAAGTTTTCGCCTTTGTAAAATGGAAATATGGTTTGAAATTAAATGGCTTAAGTGCGATTGATTAATTTACATGAAATTCGATTTTATATAAATTAGAAAGGATTTTTATTAATAAAAAAACATCGAAAAACAAAAAAGGTTCAGAAAATTCTGAACCTTTTTATATGGAGTTATTTCAATTTATTTATTGAATTTCTCTTCTACTTTATCCCAGTTTACAACGTCGAAAAACGCAGAAACATAGTCAGGTCTTCTGTTTTGGTAATGCAAGTAATAGGCATGCTCCCAAACATCAAGTCCTAAAACTGGTGTTCCCTGGCAATCTGCAACTGGCATTAATGGATTATCTTGATTTGGACTTGAGCAAACTGCAACAGTTCCATCCGCTTTTTTACATAACCAAGCCCAACCTGAACCAAATCTAGTTTTTGCTGCTTCAGAGAAATCAGTTTTGAATTTCTCAAAACCACCATAAGCTTCGATTGCTGCTTTTACATTTCCTACAGGTTCTTTACTTCCACCTGGAGTTAAGATTTCCCAGAAAAGGGAATGGTTAAAATGTCCACCACCGTTATTTCTAACCGCAGCTTTATCAGTTCCTGTTTTACAAACTTCTTCAATAGATTTACCTTCTAACTCAGTTCCTGCAATTGCTTTATTTAAGTTATCGATATATGCCTGATGATGTTTTGTATAGTGAATCTCCATCGTTTTCGCATCAATAGTTGGCTCTAATGCGTCGTACGCATATCCTAATTTTGGTAATTCGAATGACATAATTTTATTGTATTAAATGTTAATAGTCAAATTTAACCATTATTTAGACCAATTCCAAAAAGCGTGGATTACTTTAATAAATCTTTAACATAGACATCAAGAAAAAAACCGCTTCGAAAAACGGTTTTTATATTAAGGTAAAATCTCCTTTAAAGGTAAATTTCAATTATTTATTTATTCATTGACATCAAAAACTCTTCATTATTTAAAGTGTTTTTAATACTTCTGTTCACAAATTCCATTGCTTCTACAGGATTCATATCTGCCAAATACTTTCTTAAAATCCACATTCTTTGTTGAACGGTATCTTCTAAAAGTAAATCATCTCTTCTTGTGCTGGAAGAAGTTAAATCGATGGCTGGGAAAATTCGTTTGTTTGCAATTTTACGATCAAGCTGTAATTCCATATTTCCAGTTCCTTTGAACTCTTCGAAAATCACTTCATCCATTTTTGAACCAGTATCAATTAATGCTGTTGCGATAATTGTTAATGATCCACCGCCTTCAATATTTCTGGCAGCTCCGAAGAATCTTTTCGGTTTGTGCAATGCATTGGCATCAACTCCACCCGATAAAATCTTACCTGAAGCCGGCGTTACTGTATTGTAAGCTCTTGCCAAACGCGTAATTGAATCTAGTAAAATAACAACATCGTGTCCACATTCTACCATTCTTTGTGCTTTCGACAAAACCAAATTGGCAACTTTTACGTGCTTTTCTGCTGGCTCATCAAATGTAGAAGCAATTACTTCTGCATTCACACTTCGTTCCATATCAGTTACCTCTTCCGGTCTTTCGTCGATGAGTAAAATCATCATATACGCTTCCGGATGATTGGCAGAAATTGAATTCGCAATTTCTTTCAACAACATGGTTTTACCAGTTTTCGGTTGTGCTACAATCATAGCACGTTGTCCTTTACCAATCGGTGTAAATAAATCTACAATTCTGGTGGAAGGTGTTGCATTTTTCCCTGTTAAATTAAATTTCTCTTCTGGGAAAAGTGGCGTTAAAAATTCAAAAGCAACTCGATCTTTAATAAATTCAAGATCTCTTCCGTTAACTTCCGTCGGCTTTAATAAAGAGAAATATTTTTCACCTTCTTTCGGCAATCTCACAATTCCTTTTACAGTATCTCCAGTTTTCAAGGCGTAATTTCTAATCTGATTCGTCGATACATAGACATCGTCGGGAGAGGAAATATAGGAGAAATCAGAAGAACGCAAGAAACCATAATTATCAGGAAGGATTTCTAAAACTCCCTCAATGGTAACTAAGCCGTCAAAATTAAATTCTTTTTTAGCTGGCTCTTCGTTGGAATCACCGCTTTGTTGATTTTTATTTTGGTTAGGGTTTTTGTGTTGATTTTGATTTTTGTGCTGATGTTGCGGCTGTTTGTTTTGATTTCCGCTTTGGTTCGGATTCCCGTTTTGGTTTGGATTTCCGTTTCCATTTTGATTTGGATTTCCATTTTGGTTTGGATTTTCATTTCCGTTTCCTTTGCCTGACTGGTTTGGATTTCCGTTTTGGTTGGGATTTTCATTTCCGTTTCCTTTACCTGACTGGTTTGGATTGGAATTCTGATTCTGATTCTGATTTTTAGATTGTGTAGGTTTCGCTTCTGGTTGAGCTTCTGATTCTACAACAACTTCTTTCTCAGTATTTTCGGTTTCCGCTTTTGGAGGCGCAACACGTTGTCTTTTTTTCTTTTGTTGATTCTGCATAGGCGCCTCAGACTGTTCAGTTTCTGAACTTTCAATAGGCTTTTCCGCTTCAATCTTTACAGGAACTTCTTTTGTTTCCTTAGGAGTAACTTTCGCAACTTCTTTTGCCATCTCTTTCGGCGTTTCAGCAGAATCCTCTACAGGTTTTTCTACTTTTTTTCTTGGAGCTGGCTTTTTAACTGCTGGCTTTTTCGGGGCCGGCGTTTTTGGTTCTTCTGTATTCATAGGAGTTTCGGTCGCGCTGTAGTAATCTTTCACTACTTTTGTATTGGATGCTTGAAAATCCAAAATAGCAAAAATCTTATCGTTGTCGGTGCTGTTTTTAGCAATTTTAACGCCAAGATCGCTTGTGATTTTAGTCAAATCGGAATCGGATTTTGACCTTAATGTTTCAATGTTGAACATAAATGTTACGCAAAAAGTAAATTATAAGTAATTGTAAGTAAGAAAGTTAGGTCGGGTGACTTTTCTTTTATAGGTCATTTGTAATGCAAATCTACGTTTATTTTTTAATTATGCAAAAATTATTGTTATTTTTGTAGTCAGAATAGAATAATATGTTGCAAAGAATACAGACCGTTTGGATATTTCTGGCGATTATAGGCGCCGTTTTTTTATTTGTTACAGGTCAGGACTTTTCCCTTTTTGGATCCACACCTTTTATATCTGTAGCTTGTGTGATTCTCGTATTATTTGGATTCATCAGTATCTTAAGTTATAAAGACCGCAAAAGACAAATCCAGCTGAATAACATCAGTATGATTATAAACGCTTTGTTGCTCGGTTTATTGGCGTATTGGCTACTCACTTTATCCGGAGGAATTAATTTTCCTGAGAAGGGTATTGAGCCTGTTTTCCCGTTATTATCTATTATATGTTTGCTCATTGCAAATGTATATATCCGGAAAGACGAAAGGCTCGTAAAATCTGTGGACAGACTCCGTTAGACTTACAACGATTTTTTTTGAGTGAAACAGTTCCTTTTGGGGAGCTGTTTTTTTATCTTTTCATTTAAATTTTTATCTTTAACAAATAAACTCAACATGAAAAAAGTTCTCCTTCTTTTTGTAATCGGTACTTCCTCATTATTATTTTCCCAACAAGTTTCAAAGAAAAGAGTCATCGAAGTCTTATCCCACTTAGCATCTGACGAAATGAAAGGTCGCGATATCGGAACTCCCGAAAATGATTCCGCGGCAGTTTATATTGCTAAACAATTCGCAGACAATAAATTAAGTTACTGTATTGGCGATTCCTATTTAATTCCATTTGAATACAAAGGCAAAATCGTTTATAATGTATGTGGAATTAAAAAAGGGAAATCTGAAAAAACTCTCGCTTTCTCTGCACATTTTGATCATATCGGCACAAGCGAAAACACCGAGGATAAAGTATTTAATGGCGCTGATGACAATGCAAGTGGCGTAACTGCAATCATCGGTTTAGCAGATTACTTTAAAACAAAAAAATCAGATTTTTCTCTAATGTATATCGCATTTAATGGTGAAGAAAAAGGAATGAAAGGATCGAAAGCGATTGTTGAAATTCCAGATTTGCAGGAACAACAGCAGAATATTGCGGCATTGTTTAATTTTGAAATGATTGCGACGGTTTCTCAATTTGGCCCGAACACCTTATATATGACTGGTGACGAATTTTCAGACTTGGATGAACTTTTCAACGAGAAGGCTGTAAACAATTTAAAAATCCAGCCTGATCCCTACAAAAAACAACAACTTTTTTATCGCTCCGACAATGTAAGTTTTGTAAAAAAGAAAATAATAGCACATTCATTATCAACTGTTGATATGACCAAAGCAAAACATTATCATCAGTTGAACGACGATTTAGAAATTGTAGATTTCGATAATTTAACGCAAATCATTAATAATTTTGGTAAAACGATAGAGAAATTAACTCCTAAGAATTTCGCTCCAAAATATACTGACAAAGTCAATTTCAATTAATCAAACGCACAATTGAAAATTCCGTAAATTCGCCACCTAATTTCACTTAATGAAACCTTTCCAAAGAATACTCTTTTTCGCAAAACCGCATCAGAAATATCTATTCATCAGCATGTTTTGCAACATCATGTACTCGGTACTCAATATTTTTTCTGTAGCAACAATGCTCCCAATTTTAGGATTAATGTTTGGAACGGTAGAGAAAGTTGATACTTCAAAACCACCAGTTAACTCAGGAAGACTGGTTGATTTCTTCGGCTACGCAAAGGATTGGGCGTATTACACCATTCAGACGAAAATTGATAATCATGGCGCCGTAAAAGTTCTGGCAATTCTTTGTGCTATCACTGCGACAGCTTTCTTGCTTAGAAATCTATTTCGTTATTTAGGTGCTTATCTCTTAGTTAATTACCGTGTTGGAATTACTAAAGATTTGCGAACTGCGATGTATGATAAATTCTTAAAATTGCCTGTTTCATTTTTTACTGAAAAAAGAAAAGGAGATATGATGTCGAGAATTTCAAATGATATCGGAAGTGTAGAAAGTGGAATTATGGGAAGCTTGGTAGACATCATCAACTCTCCATTTATGATTATCACTTCGCTGATTACACTGTTTATCCTTTCACCACAACTAACTTTATTTTCTCTACTCGTTTTTCCGGTTATGGGCGGGATTATTGCCTGGGTTGGAAAAAGTTTGAAAAGACAAGCGACGGCTGCACAAGAGGAATTAGGGAATTTATTTTCTTTGGTTGATGAAACCTTAAAATCTTCGAAAGTCATTAAAATTTTCAATGCCGATAAAATCCTAAAAAACAGATTTAACAGCACCACTGACAATTGGAAGAAATATGCCATCGGAATGAGTCGTCGTCGGGAAATGGCTTCACCAATGAGTGAGTTTCTAGGTTCTGTAACCATTTTAATTATCACTTGGTTTGCGGGTGTTCAAATCCTTACTTCACAAACCATGGAGCCGGAAACTTTCCTGGTTTTCATCGGAATGTTTTTTCAAATTCTGGATCCAGCAAAAAAACTATCGAGTGCTATTTCTAATATCCAAGGTGGAATGGCGAGTTTAGATCGTGTTGCAGAAGTTTTGGATTACGATTTAAAAGTAGATGAAATTGAAAATCCAGTTCCAGTTTCTACTTTAAAAAATCAGATTGAATTTAAAAATATCGGTTTTTATTACGATAAAGATAATGTGATATTAAAGAATTTTAATCTTATTCTTCCGAAAGGAAAAACCATCGCTCTGGTAGGACAATCCGGTTCTGGAAAAACGACGATTGCCAATTTGTTAGCCCGTTTTTACGATGTTTCTGAAGGCGAAATTTTAGTTGATGGCGAGAATATTAAAAACTTAAAAGTGACCGATTACCGTCATCTTCTGGGAATGGTTACGCAGGAATCCGTTTTATTTAATGATTCGGTTTTCAATAATATATTGATGGGGAAACCCGATGCTACCGAAGAAGAAGTGATGGCTGCAGCGAAAA is a window from the Kaistella flava (ex Peng et al. 2021) genome containing:
- a CDS encoding superoxide dismutase, with product MSFELPKLGYAYDALEPTIDAKTMEIHYTKHHQAYIDNLNKAIAGTELEGKSIEEVCKTGTDKAAVRNNGGGHFNHSLFWEILTPGGSKEPVGNVKAAIEAYGGFEKFKTDFSEAAKTRFGSGWAWLCKKADGTVAVCSSPNQDNPLMPVADCQGTPVLGLDVWEHAYYLHYQNRRPDYVSAFFDVVNWDKVEEKFNK
- the rho gene encoding transcription termination factor Rho, giving the protein MFNIETLRSKSDSDLTKITSDLGVKIAKNSTDNDKIFAILDFQASNTKVVKDYYSATETPMNTEEPKTPAPKKPAVKKPAPRKKVEKPVEDSAETPKEMAKEVAKVTPKETKEVPVKIEAEKPIESSETEQSEAPMQNQQKKKRQRVAPPKAETENTEKEVVVESEAQPEAKPTQSKNQNQNQNSNPNQSGKGNGNENPNQNGNPNQSGKGNGNENPNQNGNPNQNGNGNPNQNGNPNQSGNQNKQPQHQHKNQNQHKNPNQNKNQQSGDSNEEPAKKEFNFDGLVTIEGVLEILPDNYGFLRSSDFSYISSPDDVYVSTNQIRNYALKTGDTVKGIVRLPKEGEKYFSLLKPTEVNGRDLEFIKDRVAFEFLTPLFPEEKFNLTGKNATPSTRIVDLFTPIGKGQRAMIVAQPKTGKTMLLKEIANSISANHPEAYMMILLIDERPEEVTDMERSVNAEVIASTFDEPAEKHVKVANLVLSKAQRMVECGHDVVILLDSITRLARAYNTVTPASGKILSGGVDANALHKPKRFFGAARNIEGGGSLTIIATALIDTGSKMDEVIFEEFKGTGNMELQLDRKIANKRIFPAIDLTSSSTRRDDLLLEDTVQQRMWILRKYLADMNPVEAMEFVNRSIKNTLNNEEFLMSMNK
- a CDS encoding DUF4293 family protein; the protein is MLQRIQTVWIFLAIIGAVFLFVTGQDFSLFGSTPFISVACVILVLFGFISILSYKDRKRQIQLNNISMIINALLLGLLAYWLLTLSGGINFPEKGIEPVFPLLSIICLLIANVYIRKDERLVKSVDRLR
- a CDS encoding M28 family metallopeptidase translates to MKKVLLLFVIGTSSLLFSQQVSKKRVIEVLSHLASDEMKGRDIGTPENDSAAVYIAKQFADNKLSYCIGDSYLIPFEYKGKIVYNVCGIKKGKSEKTLAFSAHFDHIGTSENTEDKVFNGADDNASGVTAIIGLADYFKTKKSDFSLMYIAFNGEEKGMKGSKAIVEIPDLQEQQQNIAALFNFEMIATVSQFGPNTLYMTGDEFSDLDELFNEKAVNNLKIQPDPYKKQQLFYRSDNVSFVKKKIIAHSLSTVDMTKAKHYHQLNDDLEIVDFDNLTQIINNFGKTIEKLTPKNFAPKYTDKVNFN
- a CDS encoding ABC transporter ATP-binding protein, with product MKPFQRILFFAKPHQKYLFISMFCNIMYSVLNIFSVATMLPILGLMFGTVEKVDTSKPPVNSGRLVDFFGYAKDWAYYTIQTKIDNHGAVKVLAILCAITATAFLLRNLFRYLGAYLLVNYRVGITKDLRTAMYDKFLKLPVSFFTEKRKGDMMSRISNDIGSVESGIMGSLVDIINSPFMIITSLITLFILSPQLTLFSLLVFPVMGGIIAWVGKSLKRQATAAQEELGNLFSLVDETLKSSKVIKIFNADKILKNRFNSTTDNWKKYAIGMSRRREMASPMSEFLGSVTILIITWFAGVQILTSQTMEPETFLVFIGMFFQILDPAKKLSSAISNIQGGMASLDRVAEVLDYDLKVDEIENPVPVSTLKNQIEFKNIGFYYDKDNVILKNFNLILPKGKTIALVGQSGSGKTTIANLLARFYDVSEGEILVDGENIKNLKVTDYRHLLGMVTQESVLFNDSVFNNILMGKPDATEEEVMAAAKIANAHEFIDHLPEKYYTNIGDDGNKLSGGQKQRVSIARAVLKNPPIMILDEATSALDTESERFVQDALEKMMENRTSLVIAHRLSTIQKADWIVVMERGVIIEQGTHQELYDKNGVYRKLVDLQNFE